GACGCTTGCCGATTGACATGCCCCTCAATAGGGAACAAGAAGAGAACGAACAGGAGTTCTCCCATGTCCCTCTCCGAAAAATTTATCGTCCTTCCCTTCAAGAAGAACCGTGGCAACATCGTGCCCGGCGAAATGCGCCAGGCCTCCAGCGCCGCCTCCGCCGAAAAGATCGCCACCGCCATGTCGACCCGCCACCTCGGCGTGGCCGCCTATGCGATACAGGTCGACGAAGAAAGCGGCGACATGACCAGCCCCAAACTGATCATTTCCTTCGGCGAGACTGCGGATCTAACGGTGAACTGAAACCTGAGGCAAAAGCCCCTCCCAGACCTTCCCCGTGGCGGGGTCGAGTTGATCCGGTTGCGCCCCTGTGCCCCAGTGATGCATGCCCGGCGGCTCCCGTGGTTGAGCGCAACAATCGAATGTTCTACCAAGGGGCCGAGACACCGCCCCCAAGGTCCTTTCTTCCTAGTGGGGAAGAGATGCCCTCTCATCGAAAGACTGCGAGGGCCAGGGGACATTCCCGAAATCGCTTCAAACCGTTTCCCCTTGACGCAACCGTCCCGCAGGCGTGCAATGCAGGGATGTCGAAGCCTCTGGGAGGAAGAGCAATGGCAACGCCGAAGAACATCATCTGCATCTGGTACGACCGCGACGCCGAAGAAGCCGCGCACTTCTACGCAAGCGTCTTCCCCGACTCGGAGGTGAAGGCCGTCCACCATGCCCCTTCCGATTATCCCTCCGGCAAGGCCGGAGACGTGCTGACCGTCGACTTCATCGTCGCCGGCATCCCCTGCATGGGTCTCAACGGCGGCCCGGCTTTCAAGCACTCCGAAGCCTTCTCCTTCCAGATTGCGACCGAGGACCAGGAGGAAACCGACCGCTACTGGAGCGCCATCGTCGGCAATGGCGGTCAGGAAAGTGCCTGTGGCTGGTGCAAGGACAAATGGGGCGTCAACTGGCAGATCACGCCCCGCGCCCTGACGGAGGCGTTGGCGGCCGGCGGCGCGGAGGCGAAGCGCGCATTTGAGGCAATGATGGACATGGGCAAGATCGACGTGGCAAAGATCGAGGCGGCGCGCCGGGGTTGAGCGCGTGCGCACTTCGTTCGTCGATGCCGGATGTCGGGAACAACCGATCTCGTAAACAATAAAAATTCACGCAGCTTTGGACTTTTCTTGTGCCTTAAGGGGCTCCTGCGCGTTGTAGGCCGGAGCGAAGCCGTTATCGTGAAGACTGGACGCGAAGCAATGGTTGCGCTCGCCGAATTTGGCGGTCCGGTGTCTGGAGTATTTGATGGCGCTACCCACTCTCTTTTCGCCTTCCGGGAACTGCTGGCGGACCGAAACGGCGGATGAGTTCTCGATCCTCATCGATGCCAATGACTATTTCACCTCGATCCGTGCCTCCATGATGGCGGCGAAACACGCCATCTTCTTTGTCGGATGGGACTTCGACGCCTCCATCACGCTCGGCCACCCGCAGGTCGATGATGGAGCGCCTCGCGGTGTCGGTGACTTTCTTCTCTGGCTGGCGCGCCGCACCCCGGGTCTCGAGATCCGGATCTTGCTGTGGAGCCCTGCACCGCTCGCGAGCTGGGCCAGACTGTCGAACCTTCCCTATCTGCTGCGATGGAAATGGAACCGCCAGATATCCGTCCGTCTGGACGGCAAGCATCCTCTCGGCAGCTCCCACCACCAGAAGATGCTGGTGATCGATGATGCCGTCGCCTATTGCGGCGGGATCGACGTGACGCTCGACCGCTGGGACACGCGCGAGCATCTCGATGATAACCCCGACAGGCGCCGGCCGAACGGCAAACCCTATGGGCCCTGGCACGACATATCCAGCCGGTTCACCGGGCCCGCAGCCCGCGCACTTGGCGAATTGTGCCGTTACCGCTGGACGCGTGCAGGCGGAAAGGACGTTGCCCCGGTGGCCGCAACGCCACCGCCTGCAGAGCGCGCGCCGAACTTCTCTTTCGGCAGCGTCGACCTTGCGATCGCGCGCACGAGCCCGGCCTATCAGGAGGAGCACGCCGTTACGGAGATCGAGCAGCTCTATCTCGACATGATCAACGCTGCGCGCCACACCCTCTACGCCGAGAGCCAGTACTTCGCATCCCGCGCCGTCGCCCAGGCGATCGCAAGACGGCTTGCCGAACCGGATGGTCCGGAATTCGTTCTGATCAATCCGACGACATCCGACAACTGGCTCGGAACCGTCGCCATGGACACGGCGAGGGCACGGCTCTTCGAATCCCTGCGCCGTCACGACCGCCACGGACGGTTCAGGATCTACCATCCGGTGACGGCCAGGGGCCAGCCGATCTATGTGCATGCAAAGCTGCTGATCGTCGATGACCAGTATCTTCGCGTCGGCTCGTCCAACATGAACAACCGTTCGATGCGCTTCGACCAGGAATGCGACGTGGCGCTCGAGGCGGGCGGCTCGGAGAGGCTTTCCTCAAGGATCTTTAGTTTCAGGAATGATCTCGTGGCGGAACATCTGGATGCGACGCCCGAGGCCGTCGAACAGGCGATCCGCCAGTCCGGTTCGCTGATTGGTGCGGTCGAGATGTTGCGCGCCAGAAGCGCAGAGCTGCGCCTTTGCACACTCAGACCCTATGAGACCCCGGAAATCTCGGACCTCGAAGAATGGCTCGCCGATCACGAGATCCTCGATCCGGAGGGATCCGAAGCTGTGTTCGAGCCGATCGAGAATCGCGGCCTGTTTCGAGGGAGGCTGAAGCGGCCGAGGCGGGGGAAGATACAGGGGTAGGTGAATGGCCGTCTGGCCACCGCCTTAATGTAAGCGGCTGGTGCAGGGACAAATCGGGCATCAACTGGCAGATCGCGCCGCGCGCGCGCACAGAGGTACTGGCGGCGATGATCGTCAGATCCTAGGCAAGGAGATGTGGCGGTTCGTTGGAAGGCACGACGACGGCAAGCGTGCTCGCCGCTTCGAAATGCACGATCCGTGCCTTTAACACGGAATGTCCCTC
This DNA window, taken from Peteryoungia algae, encodes the following:
- a CDS encoding VOC family protein, translated to MATPKNIICIWYDRDAEEAAHFYASVFPDSEVKAVHHAPSDYPSGKAGDVLTVDFIVAGIPCMGLNGGPAFKHSEAFSFQIATEDQEETDRYWSAIVGNGGQESACGWCKDKWGVNWQITPRALTEALAAGGAEAKRAFEAMMDMGKIDVAKIEAARRG
- a CDS encoding phospholipase D-like domain-containing protein, which gives rise to MALPTLFSPSGNCWRTETADEFSILIDANDYFTSIRASMMAAKHAIFFVGWDFDASITLGHPQVDDGAPRGVGDFLLWLARRTPGLEIRILLWSPAPLASWARLSNLPYLLRWKWNRQISVRLDGKHPLGSSHHQKMLVIDDAVAYCGGIDVTLDRWDTREHLDDNPDRRRPNGKPYGPWHDISSRFTGPAARALGELCRYRWTRAGGKDVAPVAATPPPAERAPNFSFGSVDLAIARTSPAYQEEHAVTEIEQLYLDMINAARHTLYAESQYFASRAVAQAIARRLAEPDGPEFVLINPTTSDNWLGTVAMDTARARLFESLRRHDRHGRFRIYHPVTARGQPIYVHAKLLIVDDQYLRVGSSNMNNRSMRFDQECDVALEAGGSERLSSRIFSFRNDLVAEHLDATPEAVEQAIRQSGSLIGAVEMLRARSAELRLCTLRPYETPEISDLEEWLADHEILDPEGSEAVFEPIENRGLFRGRLKRPRRGKIQG